Within Paenibacillus sabinae T27, the genomic segment GGACAATCGTCAGATTGTTTTCAAATTTTCCTTACTTTTTCATACCCCGGTTTTCTTCCCGAAGTACTTCACCGAAAGATCCATGTCCAGCATATGGGTGTTCGGTTCCCGCGTACACGATTCTCGCGAAAAACGTTGTCACTTCCGTTTTCCTTATATGCGATTATCGTTAATTGTACGCTTCGCTAACCTTTTCCAATGGAATCCCGCTCCTTTCTCACAAGACCGCTAGTCTTGTTCTGAAACAGCTTCTTCCTTCTTCAATGGTTCGCTTGAATTTCCGATAACATACCTTTTAAGTGTACTGAAATCGGTATTAATTACCGTCTCCCAGCTTCGCTTAAATGGGGTATGCACCGTTTGCCTAGCCCATCGGAGCTCTCTCCCTTCCTTATATAATATAAGGATTTTGGGATCATCACCTTCCGATTCTGTAAGGAAAAGGTTTGGCCGCTGATTGATAAGAACATTCGCTTCAGAGCGTTATCCATCCGGCTCTTTTTTTCTTCCAGTTCTTCTGGTGATGTCTATATTATAGCCTACTTATTTTAAATTTTAAAACTTCATATTACGGATTATAGCTTCTTTTTCCGCGGTATTCCTGCAAAAATAGAGATTAACCGCGAAATGCTTACGCTTTCAAAAAATAGATGGGTTTTTCGCCCATTTTCTATGTAAGTGCTTTCATCGAAAATTATAAGTGCTGTCTTTTAATGCTGCAGGCAAAAAAAAGACTTAATCGGGCCGAACCAGAATCTTTTCCAGCACCGGAAAATGAGATATTTTGTCCGGCAGGCGGAATTGTCCTCTGATATCGTATCCAAGACGGCGGTACAGCTCAAGCGCCTTGTCGTTTTTGGCGTATGTATCCATTCGAATGCTTTTGTACCCTTGATCCGCGGCAAAATTCTCGGCGAACGAGATCAATCTGCGCGCAATCCCTTTGCCTTGAACCTGTGGATGAACCGCCAGACGATGCATCACCAGATTGGGACCTTCCTTTTGCACCCAATCAACCGTCCGGTACGGCTCCGCCTGAATTTCATCCAGTACCATAATGCCGGCAACCGCTCCGTTGTCTTCGCAAACATACAGCGTCCGCCGCTCAAGATCCCCTGTAATGACCTCCACGTTCGGGTATGTCTCGTCCCACTGGTCGCTGCCGCCCTCTCGCATCACGCGCACGCACTCGGCAATCAGAACCATAATCTGTTCCAGTTCATCCATTCTCCCCTGTCTGATGTCGCTCTCCATACTCCTGACATCCCCACCTTTTTCGTCTGTGTGTTAATTTCTCAAGGCTTCTGCCTAGGACAGTCTACCACAGATGACGGAAAAAATAGAAATCTAAATAGTTTCGCTCAGGAGTGACCGCGCGGCGGCAAAGGAATCCTTCGCCGCCGCAGGGCTCTTAGCTGAACTCCAGCTTGTGCCCGTCCTCAAAACCCTTGGCGAACCCGGTGTCGAATCCGACATCATAAGCTTCATTATAGCCCTGCTGATAGGCATCAGGCGGGGGCGTTTCCGGCGGGACACTCGGTTCAGCGGGCAGCGGCACGACTACCTGTTCAGTCGGGGCCTGGGCTTCTGCGGGAACGAGCTGCAGCGCCGCTGCCGGCTGAGCGTCCTTCCGGCGGAGCCGTTTCTTTTTGACCAGTCTGACTCCTTTTTTCCGAAGCCGGGAACGAAGAGGGCGGACTGCCCGTTTCTTCCGTCCCTTTAACGAAGCTCCCTTGCCGATTCTGCGGATCTTTGTTCTCCGCGACAGCAGGACCTTGCGTCTGCGGGCCGTTCTTCCCGTTCTGGACGGCTTACTGCTTGCTTTCTTCATCTCCTGTCACTCCTTCCGTGCATCATGAGCCCGGTGAATCCCCAAAGAGCAAGCCGAAGCCAGCCAAGGCTTGGAGGGAATCCCTTCCTTGTGCCGGTTCAGTGAAATTCCGGACATCATCCGGCACATGGCGCTCTGGTATTCGCTGAGCAATCTGACATTCTCACTCAGCTTTCGGGCTGCATGCTCCGAATGGCCGGTCACTTCGGCAATGCTCTCCAGAATCGCGGCCAGCGCTGTCTGGCTGCGGGCGATGGAGCGGATCATTTCCAGCTTGACGGCGCGTTCCGAGAGCTGCAGCCCGCTCATTTCTCGTCTTCTCCGAAACTGAGTCCGCCAGCTGTCAGACCGCCCAGATCGCCCAGACCGCCCAAACCGCCTCCGCTTTCCTCCTCTTCCCCGGTGTCCAGAACGGCTTTCAAATTGCTGACTAATCCGTTCTCCAGCTTGGTCATCCCCTCGAGCAGCTCCACAATCGTTTCATGAATGGTTAGTGATTCCTTGAGCTGATCTTCGTGCGTTTCGAACGCTCGGGGATGAATGTGGTGATGTGTCCACTCTTTTACCTTTTCCGCCTCCACCGCCTTGGCTTCCAGAATCATCGAGATGTTCCACTGGATGGCCGCGGTGGATTCTAGCATTTTCAGATAGGCTTCTTCTCTGCTCATATCCGCCTCCCGCTACTCTTCTTCCTGGCCGTTCAGTTCCTTAATGACCCTGCCCACCTGCTCGGCTATCGCCTCCTGAAGATCCGCGAATGCGTTCAGGTAGGAGATGATATTCTTGTTCACCTGGCCTGCGCTCTCGATGATACCGGAGGTTCCTCCAAAGTCGGGCTCCGCATCCGGCAGATCATGGATGATTTGCGCTACACGGACAGCCACATGACGCTCGGCGTCCAGAATGCGCGCCATCTGTTCATGCGAATGGGCCATGTGCTGAAGAATATTGGTAATCTGATTTTGCATATCATGTCTCCTTTGCTTAAGCGCCCTGCTACAACATATGCGGCGGGGGCCCGGAGGGTTACGGGGAAGGAATCGGCGGATAACATAAACCTTGGTCCCGGGACTCGCAGAACATGATAGAAAAAGCGTGCATCTCCCGAACTGGAGGCACACGCTTATTATTGAAAACCTTAGCCCCGCTCCAGATAATTGACCTGTGACGGAGTTAATTTAACCTCAAGGCTCGGAAGAGCATCCTCAATCTGAGCGAGGGAGCTGGCGCCGACAACTGGGATTACCGTAAAGGGCTGGTTGATCAGATAGCCGAGCACAATCGACGAGACGGAAACCTTTAATTGACCGGCCAGCTCCTCCACACGTCTCATACGTGCAAGATTGGTTTCGTTATAGAATATTCTTCTTACCGTGTCCTTGAGCGTATCTGGGCCACCGGCATGCAGCTTCTGAAAGAATCCCTTGGCCTGCGGAGTAAAGGCGAACAGTCCGAGTCCCGTCTGTTGATGAAGCTTGTAGGCTTCCTTTTCCAGCTCGACGGTTGTTGTATCCTCAATGGAACCATCATTGATATCTGCCAGGCTCCACTGGATTTGACTGGCCGAGAAAGCTTGCACACCATAGGCCGCTGCGGCCTCCGCTGCTTCCCGAATCCGGTGAGGCCGCCAGTTGGAGCAGCCGAAGTAACGGATTTTGCCTTCCTTGACCAGATGATTAAGCGGGCCGAGAAGCTCCATAATCGGTATGCTCTCGTCATCACGGTGCAACCAGTACATATCAATGGTATCCACACCAAGACAGAGCAGGCTTTCCTCCGCATCCGACCGGATTTCGGCCTCGGACAGTCTGGACACCTTCATGGTCTCCAATCTCGGGTGCCCGCCCTTCGTAGAAATGAGAACCTGATTCCTTATCCCGCTTTTCTTTAGCCATTTCCCTACCGTAAGTTCGCTTTTTCCGTGGCCTCCCGGCAGCCAGTCGGCATACACTCTGGCCGTGTCAATCCAGGTGCCGCCGCCGGCCACAAATCGGTCGATGATCCGGAAGGATTCTTCTTCGGATACGGCGCTGCCGAACTCGGCCGTCCCCAGAGCCAAAGGCTTAAACGTCAAATCCGTGCCCGGCATTTCCGTCAGCTTCATCGTTATCCCCCTATTCGTCCACTTTGTATTGCATAATGAGCTTGCTTTCCACCGGTCTGCGCGTCCCCCGGCCAAATACGGCCAAAAGGGGCAGCAGCAGTATGCTTGACGCCAGCAAAGACGCCCGGATCGAGAACCGGCTGCCGATCCAGCCAACCACCGGCCCTCCGGTCGTCTGGCCGAGCGCGTCGGACTGGCTCACCATCGACAGGACGGTCGCCCGGCTCCCGCTCTCCAGATTCCGGTTCAGCCAAGAGGCGTACACCGGCTCGGCTACCGAAGCAGCCATGCCGATGATAAACACCGCAGACACCGCGATGCCAAATGACGGCGTCAACGCCAACACGGCGATGAAGGCAATGCGGACAGCCATTAGCAGAAGCATAACCACATTCAGCTTCCGCTCGTCGCCCATATCGATTCTTCTTTCAGCGAAATGCACGGCAATCAGTCCCAGCAGGGTTGACGCCGCGTTGATAAGGCCGAACCAAACCGCCATTGACAGCGGGAGATCGGGAAAGCCGATGCCGTTAATCAAATGCACCTGCCACAGACGATCATAGCCTTCGGAGGAGGCGCCCCCGAGCAGCGTTACGAAGACCATCGTAATCAGCAGCGGGCTTCGGCGGACCACGGCTGCCCCTTCCAGCCACGTATTCCGCATCGCCCGAAAAGGCGAAGCTTGCGGTTCGCGGCTGCGGGGCTGAAACTTCGTCTCCCTCATGCAGCGCAGCAAATACAACCCCGCCGCGAAATAGATGGCTCCGCCGGCCAAATACGGCAGATTCGGCATAAGCATCGACAACCCCACGCTGATACCGATGCCCAGCAGGGAAGCGGCCAGCGAGAGACGCTTGGAACGCATGAACAGGCTTCCGGCTTCTTCTTCGCCCACCTCGTCGACAATCCATGCCGTATCCGCTCCGCTGATGAACGTCCCGCCAAGACCGAACAGCAGCTGTGCGCCCAGCACCAGGGCATAGGCGGAAAACGGAGACGTGCCTCCCGCGAGCCAGACCGCGCTGCCCTCCAGCGTGAAGCCGCCGCCCAGAATAAACATGCCGAGGATGACCGACACCCTCCGGCTGTACGTATCGGCAACTACCCCCGTGATTCCCTCAAACACCAGTACGGTCAGCTCCAGCACCGTTCCAATCAGCATAAGCTGCAGCGGATTAAATCCCAGTTTCGCCACATAGTAGACGCTGTATGTCGTAAAAATAGTACTGCCGGCCAAAGCCGTCATAAACTTCATCAATAAATACACTTGTGATGCCGAGTAACGGTTCAAAATATGTTCCGCCTTTCAGGCAGGCGGACCTTCATGCCATGACTATTAGGCGGAGGACTAATCCTCCGCTCCCGCCAAGCCGCCCAGCCCGCGCTGCCGTTCCTGTTGAGATTTGTTTACATTTGGTTTTCTATTGAGCAGAATAATAGTTGTTTGTTCGAGCTGTCGGCTTCTTGACATGTTGAAGCACCTCCGTTAAAAAATTGCCTTAATTATAGCTTATACGCCATGATTAGAATATCTAAATTTTTACATCCGATTTGCCTGTAAAGCGGATTACTGAAGGAATGGTTGCCAGGCGGGTGAGTATGCTGAACTTTTGGAGACAAAAAAACCGCCGGCGCTTTCGCAGGCGGTTCAAACTCTTTTCTACTCGGACAAAATTCGTTTCTGCCCTTCCAGGGCGCGAATCGGAGCGATGTTTTGCGTAAACTCCAGTGTTCCCAAATAACGCCCTGCTTTGTCGCGGATGGCAAAGTATCGGATATAAATAAATTTGTCCTTGATTTGAATCCAGAAATCCTCAGCGTCCTTGCGGCCGGATTTGAAATCCTCCAGCAGCTTCTCGACGACATGCACGCTTTGCGGCGGGTGGCAGTTCTGCACGGTGCGGCCGATCACGGCCTTGGTGCGGGCGAAGATGCGTTCTTTGCCGTGGGAGAAATAACGGACCACATCATTCTCATCGATGAATGTCAGATCCACCGGTAGATGATTCATAATCAGTTCAAGCTGCTGGACCGACAGAATGCCGGTATCAAAGCGGATAAAACCTTGCGGGGCTCCGGTGTCTGCCGTTTCCGGCACCTCGGCGTTCCCGGGCTCGGGATTGCGCTCCGGCACCCATTCTTTCTCCGGCGCGGCCAGGCAGAAGCCGATTGAGCTGCTTTCGCGGGCAATTCGTACCCACTCGTCCTCGGTCAGTTTGTCCAGCGCCATCGGCAGCAAAAT encodes:
- a CDS encoding GNAT family N-acetyltransferase, producing MESDIRQGRMDELEQIMVLIAECVRVMREGGSDQWDETYPNVEVITGDLERRTLYVCEDNGAVAGIMVLDEIQAEPYRTVDWVQKEGPNLVMHRLAVHPQVQGKGIARRLISFAENFAADQGYKSIRMDTYAKNDKALELYRRLGYDIRGQFRLPDKISHFPVLEKILVRPD
- a CDS encoding aldo/keto reductase, translated to MKLTEMPGTDLTFKPLALGTAEFGSAVSEEESFRIIDRFVAGGGTWIDTARVYADWLPGGHGKSELTVGKWLKKSGIRNQVLISTKGGHPRLETMKVSRLSEAEIRSDAEESLLCLGVDTIDMYWLHRDDESIPIMELLGPLNHLVKEGKIRYFGCSNWRPHRIREAAEAAAAYGVQAFSASQIQWSLADINDGSIEDTTTVELEKEAYKLHQQTGLGLFAFTPQAKGFFQKLHAGGPDTLKDTVRRIFYNETNLARMRRVEELAGQLKVSVSSIVLGYLINQPFTVIPVVGASSLAQIEDALPSLEVKLTPSQVNYLERG
- a CDS encoding MFS transporter; protein product: MNRYSASQVYLLMKFMTALAGSTIFTTYSVYYVAKLGFNPLQLMLIGTVLELTVLVFEGITGVVADTYSRRVSVILGMFILGGGFTLEGSAVWLAGGTSPFSAYALVLGAQLLFGLGGTFISGADTAWIVDEVGEEEAGSLFMRSKRLSLAASLLGIGISVGLSMLMPNLPYLAGGAIYFAAGLYLLRCMRETKFQPRSREPQASPFRAMRNTWLEGAAVVRRSPLLITMVFVTLLGGASSEGYDRLWQVHLINGIGFPDLPLSMAVWFGLINAASTLLGLIAVHFAERRIDMGDERKLNVVMLLLMAVRIAFIAVLALTPSFGIAVSAVFIIGMAASVAEPVYASWLNRNLESGSRATVLSMVSQSDALGQTTGGPVVGWIGSRFSIRASLLASSILLLPLLAVFGRGTRRPVESKLIMQYKVDE